From the Haloplasma contractile SSD-17B genome, one window contains:
- a CDS encoding SDR family NAD(P)-dependent oxidoreductase, with protein MNLLISKGNLVCEQLKGQVAIVTGGGGGIGYETCRALIWLGVTVIIAEINKKIGKSAEKTLNEEFREQKAHFIHCDISKEKDVRRLYKKVINSHGKVDILINNATVAPMGAVDQVGIKNWDLSYRVNLRGPVLLVTCVLNDMLKRDSGVIVMVPSSGAAPYMGAYEVFKTAQIELSNTLAGELEDSNVITYSIGPGIVKTETAHKAIEQVAPLYNKTVAEFYRMSEDHLLTVEQAGAGFAASIVLKEKYRGLEIGSVQALVDAGITIKSQSEDQLITLSDENKRILTPSFNKIQDTYCEQIGDWKNRPIFERQWLIRDFKKTMGTNPEEIRETLKSIHNTIDAGLISKDEFIVIHKIKSYYLHQLDLLKGYAKSPEILKEHSQIIERWIEDIELFNKEFTTIIEEQSNSKSDLI; from the coding sequence ATGAATTTATTAATTAGTAAAGGGAACTTAGTATGTGAACAGTTAAAAGGTCAAGTTGCCATCGTTACAGGTGGTGGAGGAGGTATTGGTTATGAAACCTGTAGAGCATTAATATGGTTAGGGGTAACTGTAATCATAGCTGAAATAAATAAAAAAATTGGAAAATCAGCAGAGAAAACATTAAATGAGGAATTTAGAGAACAAAAAGCTCATTTTATACACTGTGATATTAGTAAAGAAAAAGATGTTAGACGATTGTATAAAAAGGTTATAAATAGTCATGGAAAAGTTGATATTCTAATTAATAATGCTACAGTAGCACCAATGGGGGCTGTTGATCAAGTAGGAATTAAAAATTGGGACCTAAGTTATCGTGTGAATTTACGTGGCCCTGTTTTACTAGTTACTTGTGTATTAAATGATATGTTAAAAAGAGATTCAGGAGTTATTGTCATGGTTCCTTCATCTGGTGCTGCTCCATATATGGGAGCATATGAAGTGTTTAAGACTGCCCAAATCGAGTTATCGAATACATTAGCTGGTGAACTAGAAGATTCCAATGTTATTACGTATTCAATAGGACCAGGAATTGTAAAGACTGAAACTGCACATAAAGCGATTGAGCAAGTTGCCCCCCTCTATAATAAAACAGTAGCTGAGTTCTATAGAATGAGCGAAGATCATTTACTAACAGTAGAGCAAGCAGGAGCTGGGTTTGCGGCATCGATTGTGTTAAAGGAAAAATACCGTGGTTTAGAGATTGGTTCTGTTCAAGCGTTAGTTGATGCAGGAATCACTATTAAATCACAGTCGGAGGATCAATTGATCACATTATCCGATGAAAACAAACGTATATTAACACCTTCATTTAATAAAATACAAGATACATATTGTGAGCAAATCGGTGATTGGAAAAATAGACCTATTTTCGAGAGACAATGGTTGATTAGAGATTTTAAAAAAACAATGGGTACAAATCCAGAAGAAATACGTGAAACGTTAAAATCAATTCATAATACAATAGATGCGGGATTAATATCAAAAGACGAATTCATTGTCATACATAAAATTAAGTCCTATTATTTGCATCAATTAGACTTATTAAAAGGTTATGCAAAAAGCCCAGAAATTTTAAAAGAACATTCACAAATTATTGAGCGCTGGATTGAAGATATTGAGTTGTTTAATAAAGAATTTACAACCATTATAGAAGAACAATCTAATAGTAAATCTGACTTGATATAG
- a CDS encoding Na/Pi cotransporter family protein, giving the protein MNLLLTSTAINYQTIIFGLIGGLGIFLYGIHAMGESIKILAGDKMKAIIEKYTTNPLKGLLVGTLVTVLLQSSSGTTALTIGLVRAGLMTFPQSIGIIMGANIGTTVTAFLIGLKISNYSLLFVGVGAFLIFFMRNKKLNTYGKALLGFGLIFLGMQFMGAELKALAKQEVFNSFMLKFGKNPLLAVLGGTGLTALVQSSSASTGIVQSLYESDAISLRGAIPMLLGNNIGTTITAILAAIGGSIAAKRASIFHVIFNVTGAILFLLILNPYYNLIVKITEFTDISKEMEIAVSHIIFNFTMAFLLIWFVKQLEWLVKKIIPGTDKFDGQYNDELFNEVIIHESPVLALESSKKAILHMTNIVEDMFNETYKYAKTSNVKTLEEAQQLETIINALDRKIHDYLIKLTSSVEGEQSKILSKYLDTIRDLERIGDHCENILEVCEYIDEHKGSLTEKAWVDLDLMFDTVRKMIENSKIIIDTNEKDLASKVVEIEDSVDRLEKKARKRHIKRVNEGICTSETNVNFVELLSNLERIGDHCCNIAEYALNEDYYVVMDEEEFDLSTYHG; this is encoded by the coding sequence ATGAATTTATTACTCACATCTACCGCAATTAATTATCAGACAATCATCTTTGGGCTTATTGGTGGTTTAGGGATCTTTTTATATGGTATACACGCAATGGGTGAATCAATCAAGATTCTAGCAGGCGATAAAATGAAGGCCATCATTGAGAAGTATACGACGAATCCACTAAAAGGATTACTGGTAGGAACACTAGTTACTGTACTCCTTCAAAGTTCTTCTGGTACCACTGCACTTACAATTGGATTAGTACGAGCAGGTTTAATGACATTCCCTCAATCAATAGGAATCATCATGGGTGCCAATATCGGAACAACAGTTACAGCATTCTTAATTGGACTGAAGATATCAAATTATTCGCTTCTCTTTGTAGGTGTTGGAGCATTTCTTATATTCTTCATGCGAAATAAGAAATTAAATACTTACGGAAAAGCTTTACTAGGATTTGGTTTAATCTTTTTAGGAATGCAGTTTATGGGAGCTGAACTTAAGGCCCTTGCAAAACAAGAGGTTTTCAATTCTTTTATGTTGAAGTTCGGTAAAAATCCATTATTAGCTGTTTTAGGTGGTACAGGATTAACAGCACTTGTACAATCGTCTTCTGCATCAACAGGTATTGTTCAAAGTTTATATGAAAGCGACGCAATCAGTTTACGTGGTGCGATCCCAATGTTACTTGGTAATAATATAGGAACTACAATAACTGCTATTCTAGCAGCAATCGGTGGTTCAATCGCAGCTAAACGTGCTTCTATATTTCATGTTATATTCAATGTAACTGGGGCAATTTTATTTTTATTAATACTAAATCCATATTATAACTTAATTGTAAAGATAACTGAATTTACTGATATTTCAAAAGAAATGGAAATCGCCGTTTCGCATATCATTTTTAATTTTACAATGGCATTTCTATTAATTTGGTTTGTTAAACAGTTAGAATGGCTTGTCAAAAAAATCATTCCAGGTACTGATAAATTTGATGGTCAATATAACGATGAGTTATTTAATGAAGTTATAATTCATGAATCTCCAGTATTAGCACTAGAATCAAGTAAAAAGGCGATCTTACATATGACAAACATTGTTGAAGACATGTTTAATGAAACCTATAAATATGCTAAAACATCGAATGTTAAAACACTAGAGGAAGCACAACAACTTGAAACGATCATTAACGCATTAGACCGAAAGATACACGATTATTTAATAAAACTAACCTCTTCTGTAGAAGGAGAGCAATCTAAAATATTATCTAAATATTTAGACACGATTCGAGACTTAGAGAGAATTGGAGATCACTGTGAAAATATTTTAGAAGTTTGTGAATACATAGATGAACATAAAGGGTCTTTAACAGAAAAAGCTTGGGTTGATTTAGACTTAATGTTTGACACTGTTAGAAAAATGATTGAAAATTCAAAAATCATTATTGACACAAATGAAAAGGATCTAGCTTCTAAAGTTGTAGAAATAGAAGACAGTGTCGACCGTCTTGAGAAGAAAGCTAGAAAACGTCACATAAAACGTGTTAATGAAGGAATTTGTACTTCAGAGACGAATGTCAACTTTGTTGAACTTCTATCTAATTTAGAGCGAATAGGAGATCACTGTTGTAACATAGCTGAATATGCTTTAAATGAAGATTATTATGTAGTAATGGACGAGGAAGAGTTTGATTTAAGTACCTATCATGGATAA
- the phnE gene encoding phosphonate ABC transporter, permease protein PhnE — protein sequence MNANLPIKKNKNKSLLIEILVLIILILIYGWSYLSIDINWNRVFSEWTINNFKNVIPRFFEPDTTIIPDIKTKLLETLYIAFAGSLTAAVLAIPFGFISAVNITNSTAAVLGKWLLAAIRAFPNVILAILFVAAVGPTPLAGALAISIHSIGMLGKLYAEIIESIDMKVLESLEASGANKVQIFFYGIMPQVLPEFISFAIYRFEINVRASSILGLVGAGGIGTMIYFAKMNRNWEEVGMILISIIILVTIIDYTSAYIRKKLV from the coding sequence ATGAACGCGAACCTTCCAATTAAAAAAAATAAAAATAAATCTTTACTTATTGAAATACTGGTTCTAATCATCTTGATTTTAATCTATGGTTGGTCATATCTAAGTATCGATATAAATTGGAATCGAGTATTTAGTGAATGGACAATAAATAACTTCAAAAATGTTATTCCAAGGTTCTTTGAACCAGATACAACGATAATACCTGATATAAAAACGAAATTATTAGAGACACTCTATATAGCATTCGCTGGTTCTCTAACAGCAGCTGTCTTGGCGATTCCTTTTGGATTTATAAGTGCAGTTAACATTACCAACTCTACCGCAGCAGTTTTAGGTAAATGGCTGTTAGCTGCAATAAGAGCATTTCCAAATGTAATATTAGCTATATTATTCGTTGCTGCTGTAGGACCTACACCATTAGCAGGGGCTTTAGCTATATCTATACACTCAATTGGAATGTTAGGAAAACTGTATGCTGAAATAATCGAATCAATTGATATGAAAGTATTAGAGTCACTTGAGGCGAGTGGAGCGAATAAAGTTCAAATCTTCTTTTATGGTATAATGCCTCAAGTATTACCAGAGTTTATATCATTTGCAATCTATCGATTTGAAATAAATGTCAGAGCCTCATCCATTTTAGGTTTAGTGGGTGCAGGTGGAATCGGAACAATGATTTACTTTGCAAAAATGAATCGAAACTGGGAAGAAGTAGGGATGATTTTAATAAGCATCATAATCCTAGTAACGATTATTGACTATACATCTGCGTATATACGTAAAAAATTAGTTTAG
- a CDS encoding GNAT family N-acetyltransferase → MFTDQYNLLVGKELKLNLIKTVNAEDEFDLLPFYYFEILTHQNELVGKISFRIGFNEYTIYNGNIGYEIDQKYRGNNYSLNALKLLKPLIKFHNQHTIFITTNSDNIASNKIAKKANGNLVGKFTVEEDHKFFTGETKIKHVYLIHIDDL, encoded by the coding sequence ATGTTTACAGATCAATATAATCTGCTTGTAGGTAAAGAATTAAAATTAAATCTTATTAAAACAGTAAATGCTGAAGATGAATTTGATTTATTACCTTTTTACTACTTTGAGATTTTAACTCATCAAAACGAACTTGTAGGAAAAATTAGTTTTCGTATCGGATTTAATGAATATACGATCTATAATGGCAATATTGGATATGAGATCGACCAGAAATACAGAGGGAATAATTATTCACTAAATGCTTTAAAACTATTAAAACCATTAATTAAATTTCATAATCAACACACTATTTTTATAACAACAAATAGTGATAATATAGCATCAAATAAGATTGCAAAGAAAGCGAATGGGAATTTAGTAGGAAAATTTACAGTTGAAGAAGATCATAAGTTTTTCACTGGTGAAACTAAAATTAAACATGTCTATCTAATTCATATAGATGATTTATAA
- a CDS encoding TolB family protein: MKSILHVYNVEQKECRVLNVFNGHIEAPNWTMDGKNLVYNADGHIFRFDLESLESTQINTEDCTSCNNDHVLSFDGKMIAISSGHKESYESRIWTLPLEGGKPTLVTPNAPSYLHGWSPDGRTLAYCAERNGNFDIYTIPATGGEETRLTTAEGLDDGPEYSPSGDHIWFNSVRSGLMQIWRMNADGSEQTRMTKDDFNNWFPHISPDGEKVVFISYYKDQVAPGDHPANKDVKIRMMSANGGDVTTLLDVFGGQGTMNVNSWSPDSKEFAFVTYKLDE, encoded by the coding sequence ATGAAGAGTATATTACACGTTTATAATGTTGAACAAAAGGAATGTCGAGTACTTAACGTATTTAATGGACATATAGAAGCACCAAATTGGACGATGGATGGTAAGAATTTAGTATATAATGCAGATGGGCATATATTTAGATTTGACTTAGAGAGTTTGGAATCAACGCAAATCAATACTGAAGATTGTACATCATGTAACAATGACCATGTGTTAAGTTTTGATGGTAAGATGATCGCAATTAGTTCTGGTCATAAGGAATCATATGAGTCTCGCATCTGGACATTGCCGCTTGAAGGTGGAAAGCCAACTTTAGTTACGCCTAATGCTCCAAGTTATTTACACGGCTGGTCGCCTGATGGTCGTACACTGGCTTATTGTGCTGAGCGAAATGGTAACTTTGATATTTATACAATACCTGCAACTGGAGGAGAAGAGACTCGTTTAACAACAGCTGAGGGATTAGATGATGGTCCTGAATATTCTCCAAGTGGTGACCATATTTGGTTTAACTCTGTACGTAGTGGGTTAATGCAAATATGGCGTATGAATGCTGATGGAAGTGAGCAAACCAGGATGACGAAAGATGACTTTAATAATTGGTTCCCACATATCTCACCGGATGGAGAAAAGGTTGTTTTTATCTCTTACTACAAAGATCAAGTAGCGCCTGGGGATCACCCTGCTAATAAAGATGTTAAAATTCGCATGATGTCAGCAAATGGTGGAGACGTTACGACCCTGCTCGATGTGTTTGGTGGCCAAGGTACAATGAACGTAAATTCATGGTCACCTGATAGTAAAGAATTTGCATTTGTTACCTATAAACTTGATGAATAG
- a CDS encoding cytidine/deoxycytidylate deaminase family protein, whose protein sequence is MEPCPLCFGAAIMSNIRSIKYAARDGWAGGINLKNDYINRKPIKIEGPFAILEDIQIAIQSVYELTIDGVNIIIESFSKTSPRGVKLGNYLYENAILTKLLNNNVESEEIFNTINQLYMEM, encoded by the coding sequence ATGGAGCCATGCCCGCTATGCTTTGGAGCAGCTATTATGTCGAATATACGATCAATTAAGTATGCAGCTAGAGATGGTTGGGCTGGAGGAATAAATTTAAAAAATGATTACATTAATAGAAAACCGATTAAAATAGAGGGCCCTTTCGCTATTCTAGAAGATATTCAGATCGCAATTCAGTCTGTATATGAATTGACTATAGATGGAGTAAATATAATTATTGAGAGCTTTTCTAAGACTTCACCTAGGGGTGTTAAACTAGGGAATTATTTATATGAGAACGCTATTCTTACAAAGTTACTTAATAATAATGTAGAAAGCGAAGAAATTTTTAATACCATTAATCAATTGTATATGGAAATGTAA
- a CDS encoding GNAT family N-acetyltransferase — translation MSELFLTEPSLKFQESMKTYALAYKKINDQHYFNKYIKALDHFQEYLNDLYNLSEGINLLKGDVTTSTYWMISKKEVVGVVRIRHQDVDCAGHIGYDISPTYRNKGYGYQILKLALKKSIEVGIDEVILTCNINNTVSKKIIEKNNGKLLGTIFDEEENDYLYKYCISR, via the coding sequence ATGAGCGAACTATTTTTAACTGAACCTAGTCTAAAATTCCAAGAGAGTATGAAGACGTATGCACTAGCATATAAAAAAATTAACGATCAGCATTATTTTAACAAATATATAAAGGCACTAGATCATTTTCAGGAGTATTTAAATGACCTATACAATCTTTCAGAGGGAATCAATCTTCTAAAAGGGGATGTTACAACTTCAACTTACTGGATGATCAGTAAAAAAGAGGTAGTAGGAGTCGTAAGAATTAGACACCAAGATGTAGATTGTGCTGGTCATATAGGGTATGATATATCACCAACTTATAGGAATAAGGGTTATGGTTATCAAATTCTAAAGCTAGCACTTAAAAAGTCTATAGAAGTAGGAATAGATGAAGTGATCTTAACCTGTAATATTAATAATACAGTCTCAAAAAAGATCATTGAAAAGAACAATGGTAAATTATTAGGAACTATTTTTGATGAAGAGGAAAATGACTATCTGTATAAATATTGTATTAGCAGGTAA
- a CDS encoding bifunctional metallophosphatase/5'-nucleotidase: protein MTFTLSVLSTTDLHGSVTSKRYSDNSEGNFGLAKIASLIKKERSKNPTLLIDNGDTIQGNALTYYDANIGGHNDQTPIAKVLNELNYDACVIGNHEFNYGLDYLKRYMTSLQCPTLSCNIKKKTGDFFASPYIIKNMDDGPKIAIIGATTHYIPNWEKPATIESLTFLDAYQSVKDTAKYIKGEHNVDCMIVAYHGGIEKDLKTGEPLAPLTGENQGYKMLEEIDEIDILLTGHQHRILNDDDAFGKAVTQGGSNGEVLSKIEIEFEKINDKWMLKDKSTCLMKCDHETIDQGIINLITPLEEKTQVWLDQTIGQVTNGELLINDPFKARLDKHKIVTLLNQIQMEISGADLSLVALGNYIKGFPKNITMRDVISTYIYPNTLCVLEVSGASLKEALEKTSEYFTVHNGEIKVSDAYLYPKPQHYNYDLYDGITYTIDLNEPVGRRIKDLTYKNHSLDMDQMYQVVMNNYRASGGGDYTMFKESNLIKEINTDMVEVITNYIRKHKQIDVPDIKNINIIY from the coding sequence ATGACATTTACATTAAGTGTTTTATCCACAACTGATTTACATGGTTCTGTTACATCAAAACGTTATAGTGATAACAGTGAAGGCAACTTTGGGCTAGCAAAAATAGCCTCTTTAATAAAAAAAGAACGAAGTAAAAATCCAACACTATTAATTGATAATGGGGATACGATTCAAGGAAATGCATTAACCTACTATGATGCAAATATCGGTGGTCATAATGACCAAACTCCTATTGCTAAAGTTCTCAACGAACTGAATTATGACGCATGCGTTATTGGAAATCACGAATTCAATTATGGACTCGATTATCTTAAACGCTATATGACCAGTTTACAATGTCCTACACTTTCGTGTAATATCAAAAAAAAGACTGGGGATTTCTTTGCTAGTCCTTATATCATAAAGAATATGGACGACGGACCTAAGATTGCAATTATTGGAGCAACTACTCATTATATCCCAAACTGGGAGAAACCAGCGACTATTGAATCCTTAACATTTTTAGATGCCTATCAATCGGTAAAGGATACAGCCAAATATATAAAAGGTGAACACAATGTTGACTGTATGATTGTGGCCTATCATGGAGGAATTGAAAAGGATTTAAAGACAGGTGAGCCTCTCGCACCACTAACAGGTGAAAATCAAGGGTATAAAATGCTTGAAGAAATTGATGAGATTGACATCTTACTAACAGGACACCAGCACAGAATCCTAAATGATGATGATGCGTTTGGAAAAGCCGTTACGCAAGGAGGATCAAATGGTGAGGTTCTCTCGAAAATCGAAATCGAATTCGAAAAAATTAATGATAAGTGGATGCTTAAGGATAAAAGCACTTGCCTAATGAAATGTGATCACGAAACAATAGATCAAGGAATTATTAATTTAATCACACCACTCGAAGAAAAAACACAAGTTTGGTTAGATCAAACAATCGGACAAGTTACTAATGGTGAATTACTAATAAATGATCCTTTTAAAGCAAGACTAGACAAACATAAAATTGTAACGCTATTGAATCAAATACAAATGGAAATATCAGGTGCTGATCTATCGCTAGTAGCTCTAGGGAACTATATTAAAGGGTTTCCTAAGAATATTACAATGCGTGACGTAATATCAACTTATATTTACCCGAATACATTATGCGTACTAGAAGTGTCGGGAGCATCTTTAAAGGAAGCACTTGAAAAGACATCAGAATATTTTACGGTACATAACGGTGAGATTAAAGTAAGTGACGCCTATCTGTACCCGAAACCTCAACATTATAATTATGATTTGTATGATGGAATAACATATACAATCGATTTAAATGAACCGGTTGGCAGACGAATTAAAGATTTAACCTATAAAAACCATTCCTTGGACATGGACCAAATGTATCAAGTCGTAATGAATAATTACCGTGCAAGTGGTGGCGGGGATTATACGATGTTTAAAGAAAGTAACCTAATTAAAGAGATTAATACTGATATGGTAGAAGTAATTACAAATTATATTAGGAAACATAAACAAATAGACGTTCCTGATATCAAAAATATTAACATCATCTATTAA
- the phnE gene encoding phosphonate ABC transporter, permease protein PhnE has product MSKINDKVKLIKDNIKESEPYKFFEFTSDGVPRGVNSPGKKLVILVSFLVVAIFYLISIIETGLSDLITDVQIDIEALPFYINIPTLDTNILNDMARVFGKFMPPNLNYVEKVWPKLAETLQMAIIATTFAAIAVIPFSVLGAANVTTNKYLNRSIKFLLNIVRTIPDIILAVVFVALFGIGAFSGIIALTIFSFGILAKLLSESIETIDMNPIDAIYASGANKIQTIWYAVIPQVLPNFVSYALYVFEINVRASIILGLVGAGGIGQLLNERLKWFQYPDVMMIVIVIFVVVILLDVISNRIRRALV; this is encoded by the coding sequence ATGAGCAAAATAAATGATAAAGTAAAGTTAATAAAAGATAACATTAAAGAGTCAGAGCCGTATAAATTTTTTGAGTTTACATCAGATGGAGTTCCTAGAGGTGTTAATTCTCCGGGGAAAAAGTTAGTGATTTTAGTATCTTTTTTAGTCGTTGCTATCTTTTATTTAATTAGTATTATTGAGACAGGGTTATCAGATTTAATAACAGATGTTCAAATTGATATTGAGGCACTGCCTTTTTATATTAATATACCTACCCTTGATACTAATATACTTAATGACATGGCTAGGGTGTTTGGTAAATTTATGCCACCAAATCTAAATTATGTTGAAAAAGTCTGGCCTAAACTTGCTGAGACGCTTCAAATGGCGATTATTGCTACAACCTTTGCAGCAATAGCTGTAATTCCATTTAGTGTACTTGGTGCGGCAAACGTGACAACTAATAAATACTTAAATAGGTCAATTAAATTCCTTTTGAATATTGTAAGAACTATTCCTGATATTATCCTAGCCGTAGTATTCGTCGCATTGTTCGGTATCGGAGCATTTTCAGGAATCATCGCATTGACTATTTTTTCTTTTGGTATATTAGCTAAATTATTAAGTGAAAGCATAGAAACAATTGATATGAATCCGATTGACGCTATTTATGCATCGGGTGCTAATAAGATTCAGACAATTTGGTATGCTGTTATTCCACAAGTCTTGCCAAACTTTGTATCGTATGCTCTATACGTATTCGAAATCAATGTCCGTGCATCAATTATTCTAGGACTTGTTGGTGCAGGAGGAATTGGTCAATTGTTAAATGAACGTTTGAAATGGTTCCAATATCCGGACGTAATGATGATTGTAATCGTTATATTCGTTGTAGTTATATTACTAGATGTTATTAGTAATAGAATAAGGAGGGCATTGGTATAA
- a CDS encoding glycosyl hydrolase, whose protein sequence is MYGDYNFTGKLPVTWLDDATKFGYTVNSEDYDPSSIEFPFGFGLSYDE, encoded by the coding sequence TTGTATGGTGATTATAATTTTACCGGAAAGCTACCCGTAACGTGGTTAGACGATGCGACTAAATTTGGTTACACTGTCAACTCAGAGGATTATGATCCATCATCGATAGAATTTCCATTTGGGTTTGGGTTGAGTTATGATGAGTAA
- a CDS encoding aminopeptidase → MYSKNIWKNISEEKMNQIMSFGEGYKDFITKGKTERLCVDESIKLAEQHGYVNIEDVDSLKEGDKVYAVNMAKNIALFQIGKKPITEGLRILGAHIDSPRLDLKQNPLYEKNDFALLDTHYYGGIKKYQWVTIPLAIHGVVVKKDGTVVNIEIGEDENDPVVGISDLLIHLSADQMKKTASKVIEGENLDVTFGSIPLDGEEKDAVKANILKLLNEKYDIEEEDFISSELEVVPAGKARDYGLDRSMIAGYGHDDRVCSYTSLKAILDIEECEYTTCCILVDKEEIGSVGATGAASLFFENTIAELLHLQNDTSYLSLKRAMQNSKMLSSDVSAGFDPLFAGVNEEKNSAYFGRGVCFNKYTGRGGKGGSNDANPEYIAWLRNIMDSNDIHYQTAELGKVDQGGGGTIAYILGNYNMNVIDAGVAVHNMHAPMEIVSKADVYEAYLAYKLFLTK, encoded by the coding sequence ATGTATTCGAAGAATATTTGGAAGAACATTAGCGAAGAAAAGATGAACCAAATCATGAGCTTTGGTGAAGGGTATAAAGACTTTATAACAAAGGGAAAAACAGAACGTCTTTGTGTGGATGAAAGTATTAAACTGGCGGAACAACATGGTTATGTAAACATTGAAGATGTAGATTCTCTAAAAGAAGGAGACAAGGTTTACGCAGTTAACATGGCGAAAAACATTGCATTATTTCAAATTGGTAAAAAGCCAATTACAGAGGGGCTACGCATTTTAGGTGCTCACATCGATTCACCGCGTCTAGACCTTAAGCAAAATCCATTATACGAAAAGAACGACTTCGCATTACTCGATACACATTATTACGGTGGGATTAAGAAATACCAATGGGTAACGATTCCACTTGCGATTCACGGAGTTGTTGTTAAAAAAGATGGAACAGTTGTAAACATTGAAATCGGTGAAGATGAAAACGATCCTGTTGTTGGAATATCTGACCTTTTAATTCACTTATCGGCTGATCAAATGAAGAAGACAGCATCAAAAGTAATTGAAGGAGAAAATCTAGACGTTACATTTGGAAGTATTCCTTTAGATGGTGAAGAAAAAGACGCTGTTAAAGCAAACATATTAAAACTATTAAACGAAAAATATGACATTGAGGAAGAGGACTTTATTTCATCTGAACTTGAAGTGGTACCTGCAGGAAAAGCAAGAGACTATGGTCTAGATCGTAGTATGATTGCAGGATACGGACATGATGATCGTGTATGTTCTTATACATCATTAAAGGCTATTTTAGATATAGAAGAATGTGAATACACAACGTGCTGTATCCTTGTTGATAAAGAAGAAATTGGAAGTGTAGGAGCTACAGGTGCAGCATCGTTATTCTTTGAGAATACGATTGCTGAGTTATTACATTTACAAAACGATACGTCATACCTCTCGTTAAAAAGAGCGATGCAAAATAGTAAAATGTTATCAAGTGATGTTAGTGCAGGATTCGATCCATTATTCGCAGGCGTTAATGAAGAAAAGAACAGTGCTTACTTCGGTAGAGGAGTCTGCTTTAATAAATATACGGGTAGAGGTGGTAAAGGTGGAAGTAACGATGCCAACCCTGAATACATTGCATGGTTAAGAAATATCATGGATAGTAATGACATTCATTACCAAACAGCTGAACTTGGTAAAGTAGACCAAGGTGGAGGCGGAACAATTGCCTATATCTTAGGAAATTACAATATGAATGTTATTGATGCTGGTGTAGCTGTACACAACATGCATGCACCAATGGAAATTGTATCAAAAGCAGATGTATATGAAGCATATCTTGCTTACAAATTATTCTTAACTAAATAA
- a CDS encoding phosphatase PAP2 family protein: MLEGLEVIEQGILRFIYDLHTPFLDWFMSFMTSLGDFAEIWIAIAVILLVFKKHRKAGFLVLLSLAIMYLTNEMFLKEVLKRERPYHFMDGIQLLIEEPTSHSLPSGHTASAFAAAFTLFKFYKKTIYAILIFGLAGLMAFTRLYLTVHYPTDILAGILVGYLCSVIAFFIFNQVSKLFNKRVREETEVCEDELQSAA; the protein is encoded by the coding sequence ATGTTAGAAGGTTTAGAAGTGATTGAGCAGGGAATATTACGATTTATTTATGATTTGCATACACCATTTTTAGATTGGTTTATGAGTTTTATGACATCATTGGGGGATTTTGCAGAGATTTGGATTGCAATTGCTGTTATTTTATTAGTATTCAAAAAGCACCGTAAAGCTGGTTTTCTAGTGTTACTGTCCTTAGCAATTATGTATCTAACAAATGAGATGTTTTTAAAGGAAGTCCTAAAACGTGAGCGGCCTTATCATTTTATGGATGGTATTCAACTATTAATTGAGGAGCCTACATCGCATTCACTCCCATCAGGCCATACAGCATCAGCCTTTGCAGCTGCATTTACACTATTTAAATTTTATAAGAAAACGATCTATGCAATTCTTATTTTTGGTTTAGCAGGATTAATGGCGTTCACGCGCTTATATTTAACAGTACATTATCCTACTGATATACTAGCTGGTATTCTCGTCGGATACTTATGTAGTGTCATCGCATTTTTTATTTTCAACCAAGTCTCTAAGCTTTTTAATAAGAGAGTACGAGAAGAAACAGAGGTTTGTGAGGATGAGTTACAGAGTGCAGCTTAG